One Kitasatospora sp. MAP12-44 DNA segment encodes these proteins:
- a CDS encoding acetate uptake transporter: protein MSNEATGADARSAALDAGPLGYLALGLTLLSYGVLQTGVLSGTSTAHAAGLAHFVGGIALFIAGLWQFRSGDTFGGTAFAGLGAFWLTWAAGVGAGGGGKHAAGLFLLVWTLLALTLAAASWHSGLFSRGVYGLLTISLLLAAIGTFAGSDGLVKAAGWVAAVSGLISWYWATAALTNSGWGRAALPVK, encoded by the coding sequence GTGAGCAATGAAGCTACCGGGGCCGACGCCCGATCCGCGGCACTGGACGCGGGTCCACTCGGTTACCTCGCACTCGGCCTGACCCTTCTCTCCTACGGGGTGCTGCAGACCGGCGTCCTCAGCGGCACCAGCACAGCCCACGCGGCCGGCCTCGCGCACTTCGTCGGCGGGATCGCCCTGTTCATCGCCGGCCTCTGGCAGTTCCGCTCCGGCGACACCTTCGGCGGCACGGCCTTCGCGGGCCTGGGCGCCTTCTGGCTCACCTGGGCGGCCGGAGTCGGCGCCGGCGGGGGCGGAAAGCACGCGGCCGGCCTGTTCCTGCTGGTCTGGACCCTGCTGGCGCTCACTCTCGCAGCGGCGAGCTGGCACTCCGGGCTGTTCAGCCGGGGCGTCTACGGTCTGCTGACGATCTCCCTGCTGCTCGCCGCGATCGGCACCTTCGCGGGCTCGGACGGTCTGGTGAAGGCCGCCGGCTGGGTCGCGGCCGTCTCGGGTCTGATCAGCTGGTACTGGGCCACGGCGGCCCTGACCAACAGTGGCTGGGGACGCGCGGCACTGCCGGTGAAGTGA
- a CDS encoding SpoIIE family protein phosphatase — protein sequence MVTARAAATFDPDGRSASAARRFVRDALLGWGLPEVVDDAVVLVSELVTNAVVHAGTAAEVSCLREEDSVQIGVTDRHPERGLPSFSGSPSDDAVSEHFADAEGEGGRGLLMCSALSSRWGVEYTAGQKTVWFRLPLQRSSPGTRYALPQAPGEVLPSTDGPVLVAVVQVDSDGIVRAWNADAEGLFQHPADQVLGAPWAERVVWPQSAGTASGLADTLRLARWEGTFAVRRADQRAIEVYGSQVRVLDATGTPSTLCLMVRERDRAVLCAPQRPTAPGPAAAAVEPLDLLADGVRADDLAALLQRTVERTRDLLDGDAAYLLLTTEDESEFEVRASTGLPANRQRFAKIPVDGGHGRYDSARLPAVHEDLDIRPGSVPLLSGTGLRSLITVPLKVEGRLTGSLGVASSRPHHYDNDQALRLQFAADRIALSVENARLAELERLRRGSLSFLVEASDLLAGTLEHEQTLALMAQMAVPTLAAWCAVYTTAEQSRTAQLAFVLHEDEERIDPLRALLKRTTKPEAVATPGATSWAGPASALTAAEPPGLIGETVVLPLSARNRVIGLLVLGTSAGVRFRQEILELAEDLSRRAALALDNSRLYSERNATSQALQRSLLPPELPKIPGVEVEVYYQAAGEGNEVGGDFYDLFSIREGTYGFAIGDVCGTGPEAASVTGLARHSLRLLAREGLDAPQVLTRLNAAILDEGSRSRFLTLLYGELTPRPDGCTELSLVCAGHPLPLRLQVDGQVSSAATPQPLLGVLDDLELTAEKVVLLPGEVLLCVTDGVTERREGQRMLGEDGLAQVLSGCTGLTAGAVAARVQRAVERFAPEPPSDDMAIIALRVPIQRQG from the coding sequence GTGGTCACCGCGCGCGCAGCCGCCACCTTCGACCCGGACGGCCGGTCGGCCTCCGCCGCGCGCCGGTTCGTCCGCGACGCGCTGCTGGGCTGGGGGCTGCCCGAGGTCGTCGACGACGCGGTCGTCCTGGTCAGCGAACTGGTCACCAACGCGGTCGTCCACGCCGGGACAGCCGCCGAGGTGAGCTGCCTGCGCGAGGAGGACTCGGTGCAGATCGGGGTCACCGACCGGCACCCCGAACGCGGTCTGCCCTCCTTCTCCGGCTCACCGAGCGACGACGCGGTCTCCGAGCACTTCGCCGACGCCGAGGGCGAGGGCGGGCGCGGCCTGCTGATGTGCTCGGCACTCTCCAGCCGGTGGGGCGTGGAGTACACCGCCGGGCAGAAGACCGTGTGGTTCCGGCTCCCGCTGCAGCGCAGCTCGCCCGGCACCCGGTACGCGCTGCCGCAGGCGCCCGGCGAGGTGCTGCCGAGCACCGACGGGCCGGTGCTGGTGGCGGTGGTCCAGGTCGACAGCGACGGGATCGTCCGCGCCTGGAACGCCGACGCCGAGGGCCTCTTCCAGCACCCGGCCGACCAGGTGCTCGGCGCGCCCTGGGCGGAGCGGGTGGTCTGGCCGCAGAGCGCGGGGACGGCGAGCGGGCTCGCCGACACCCTGCGGCTGGCCCGCTGGGAGGGCACCTTCGCGGTCCGCCGAGCCGACCAGCGAGCCATCGAGGTCTACGGCTCGCAGGTCCGCGTGCTGGACGCCACCGGCACTCCGTCCACGCTCTGCCTGATGGTCCGCGAGCGCGACCGCGCGGTGCTCTGCGCGCCGCAGCGGCCCACCGCACCCGGGCCCGCCGCGGCGGCCGTCGAGCCGCTGGACCTGCTCGCGGACGGCGTGCGGGCGGACGACCTGGCCGCGCTGCTGCAGCGCACCGTCGAGCGCACCCGCGACCTGCTGGACGGCGACGCCGCCTACCTGCTGCTGACCACCGAGGACGAGAGCGAGTTCGAGGTCCGCGCCTCCACCGGGCTGCCGGCCAACCGCCAGCGCTTCGCCAAGATCCCGGTCGACGGCGGCCACGGCCGCTACGACTCGGCCCGGCTGCCCGCCGTCCACGAGGACCTGGACATCCGGCCCGGCTCCGTCCCGCTGCTCAGCGGCACCGGACTGCGCTCGCTGATCACCGTGCCGCTCAAGGTCGAGGGCCGGCTGACCGGCTCGCTGGGCGTCGCCTCCAGCCGCCCCCACCACTACGACAACGACCAGGCGCTGCGCCTGCAGTTCGCCGCCGACCGGATCGCGCTCTCCGTGGAGAACGCCCGGCTGGCCGAGTTGGAGCGGCTGCGGCGCGGCTCGCTCTCCTTCCTGGTCGAGGCCTCCGACCTGCTGGCCGGCACCCTGGAGCACGAGCAGACGCTCGCCCTGATGGCCCAGATGGCGGTGCCGACGCTGGCCGCCTGGTGCGCGGTCTACACCACGGCCGAGCAGAGCCGCACGGCCCAACTCGCCTTCGTCCTGCACGAGGACGAGGAGCGGATCGACCCGCTGCGAGCGCTGCTGAAGCGCACCACCAAGCCCGAGGCGGTCGCCACGCCGGGCGCCACCAGCTGGGCCGGCCCGGCCTCGGCGCTGACCGCCGCCGAGCCGCCCGGGCTGATCGGCGAGACCGTCGTGCTGCCGCTCTCCGCCCGCAACCGGGTGATCGGACTGCTGGTGCTCGGCACCTCGGCCGGGGTGCGGTTCCGCCAGGAGATCCTGGAACTCGCCGAGGACCTGTCCCGCCGGGCGGCCCTGGCGCTGGACAACTCGCGGCTCTACTCGGAGCGCAACGCCACCAGCCAGGCGCTGCAGCGCAGCCTGCTGCCGCCCGAGCTGCCGAAGATCCCCGGCGTCGAGGTGGAGGTCTACTACCAGGCGGCGGGCGAGGGCAACGAGGTCGGCGGCGACTTCTACGACCTCTTCTCGATCCGCGAGGGAACGTACGGCTTCGCGATCGGCGACGTCTGCGGCACCGGACCGGAGGCCGCCTCGGTCACCGGCCTGGCCCGCCACTCGCTGCGCCTGCTCGCCCGCGAGGGCCTGGACGCCCCGCAGGTGCTCACCCGGCTCAACGCGGCGATCCTCGACGAGGGCAGCCGCAGCCGCTTCCTCACCCTGCTGTACGGCGAGTTGACGCCCCGCCCGGACGGCTGCACCGAGCTCAGCCTGGTCTGCGCCGGGCACCCGCTGCCGCTGCGGCTCCAGGTCGACGGGCAGGTCAGCAGCGCCGCGACCCCGCAGCCGCTGCTCGGGGTGCTCGACGACCTGGAGCTGACCGCCGAGAAGGTGGTGCTGCTGCCGGGCGAGGTCCTGCTCTGCGTCACCGACGGCGTGACGGAGCGCCGCGAGGGCCAGCGGATGCTGGGCGAGGACGGCCTCGCCCAGGTGCTGAGCGGCTGTACCGGGCTGACGGCCGGCGCGGTGGCTGCACGGGTGCAGCGGGCCGTGGAGCGGTTCGCACCCGAGCCGCCGTCCGACGATATGGCGATCATCGCCCTGCGCGTACCGATCCAGCGACAGGGCTGA
- a CDS encoding phosphatase PAP2 family protein: protein MQNLTLSWQSAGGTGAALLAAAYVVHRAAPRRTSVVAVLREAGTLLALFGLWQLVGQLSLMSTNHALDRAEWIHHTELRLGLPDEASWQQAITPYPLLVRLANYYYASMHFAAMIALLAWVFLRHRARYAWVRTTVVLVTAACLLIQFIPVAPPRLLPDSGFVDVAAEYGQSVYTAGFGGVRADELSAMPSVHVAWCVLVAVAVIRIARSPWRWLILLHPLLTIAVVVVTANHFWADGLVAVWLLLLAYAAQYGWQRARARAGSAGRAEATARPWGDQPATRR from the coding sequence TTGCAGAATCTGACCCTTTCGTGGCAGAGCGCCGGCGGCACCGGCGCCGCGCTGCTGGCCGCCGCCTACGTCGTCCACCGGGCCGCGCCCCGTCGTACCTCCGTGGTGGCCGTCCTGCGGGAGGCCGGCACGCTCCTGGCGCTGTTCGGGCTCTGGCAACTGGTCGGTCAGCTCTCCCTGATGAGCACGAATCACGCGCTGGACCGCGCCGAGTGGATCCATCACACCGAGCTGAGACTCGGCCTGCCGGACGAGGCGTCCTGGCAGCAGGCGATCACCCCGTACCCGCTGCTGGTGCGGCTGGCCAACTACTACTACGCGAGCATGCATTTCGCCGCGATGATCGCGCTGCTGGCCTGGGTCTTCCTCCGGCACCGCGCGCGGTACGCGTGGGTGCGGACCACCGTGGTGCTGGTGACAGCGGCCTGCCTGCTGATCCAGTTCATCCCGGTTGCCCCGCCCCGCCTGCTGCCTGACAGCGGCTTCGTCGATGTCGCCGCGGAGTACGGCCAGTCCGTCTACACCGCGGGGTTCGGCGGGGTGCGAGCGGACGAGCTGTCCGCGATGCCGTCCGTCCATGTCGCCTGGTGCGTGCTGGTGGCGGTCGCGGTGATCAGGATCGCTCGGTCGCCCTGGCGCTGGCTGATCCTGCTGCACCCGTTGCTGACCATCGCCGTCGTCGTGGTGACGGCCAACCACTTCTGGGCCGATGGCCTGGTCGCCGTCTGGCTGCTGCTGCTGGCGTACGCCGCGCAGTACGGCTGGCAGCGCGCGCGGGCGCGCGCCGGGTCCGCCGGGCGGGCAGAGGCGACGGCGCGGCCGTGGGGGGACCAGCCCGCCACCCGTCGCTAA
- a CDS encoding hybrid sensor histidine kinase/response regulator, whose amino-acid sequence MRDGNFRRRLTVPGDGPMAEIAAMFNEVAERNQHLTGELARVRRAVGREGRLTARLENGAGEGAWASAVDNGNALIDDLARPMAEVGRVLASIAEGDLDQRMELRSIHPDGGSHPLRGEFLKVGRTVNGLVDQLSEFTDEVTRVAIEVGTEGKLGGQARVRSMSGSWKDLADSVNTMAGRLTAQVRNIAEVTTAVAKGDLSHKVTVDVAGEMLELKNTVNTMVDQLNSFAAQVTRVARDVGTEGRLGGQAQVPGVAGVWRDLTDSVNFMANNLTDQVRNIAQVTTAVARGDLSQKIEVDARGEILELKNTINTMVDQLSAFAAQVTRVARDVGTEGRLGGQAQVPGVAGVWRDLTDSVNFMANNLTDQVRNIAQVTTAVARGDLSQKIQVDARGEILELKNTMNTMVDQLSAFADEVTRVARDVGTEGILGGQASVPGVSGTWKDLTNSVNLMANNLTSQVRNIAEVTTAVALGDVSKKITVDARGEILELVTTVNTMVDQLSAFADEVTRVAREVGTEGILGGQARVRGVSGIWKDLTDNVNFMASNLTSQVRNIAEVATAVARGDLSKKITIEAQGEVAALAGTLNTMVDQLNAFAVEVTRVAREVGTDGILGGQAGVPGVAGIWKDLTDNVNQMANNLTGQVRNIALVITAVARGDLSQKIDVDARGEILELKTSINTMVDQLSAFADEVTRVAREVGTDGRLGGQARVPGVDGTWQDLTESVNELANNLTRQVRAIAQVATAVTRGDLSLRIDVDASGELDELKDNINQMIANLRETTRTNQEQDWHKTNMARFSGLLQGRRDLEAVASLIMTELTPVVSAQHGAFFLAQPAGRTAEMITEDDDESDTILRLIGSYGYQRRAMPTTFRPGESLVGQAAVEKRPISLTETPPGYLRIASGLGEAAPAHVVVLPVLFEGRLLGVIELATFASFTTVVMDFLNQIADLIGVTVNTISVNTKTEGLLLESQRLTAELSMRSAELEARQEELERTNEELQEKAEQLAQQNRDIEIKNSEIEEARKVLEERAEQLALASRYKSEFLANMSHELRTPLNSLLILAKLLSDNNEGNLSPKQVEFADTIHGAGSDLLQLINDILDLSKVEAGKMDVRPAKIALVQLTDYVEAAFRPMTADKSLDFTVTVSPQLPATLHTDEQRLQQVLRNLLSNAVKFTDTGAVDLVIEPAGPDVPQHVREQLLESGQINDPDAALVAFSVTDTGIGVPGNKLREIFEAFKQADGGISRKYAGTGLGLSISREIARLLGGEIHAESELGVGSTFTLYLPLRSEAPGISLERTPSPALPALPAAPGTIRASVGVTPTGLPVPVGTNPADHWAQEVRELAQERRRDAAERRRAAADPAPRVRTDEVRVPRAGVGPQFQGRFDGEQVLIVDDDIRNVFALTSVLEQYGLTVLYAENGREGIEVLEQHEEVALVLMDIMMPEMDGYATTEAIRRMPQFAGLPIIALTAKAMKGDREKSIEAGASDHVTKPVDTDHLLGVMRQWLGER is encoded by the coding sequence ATGCGGGACGGCAACTTCCGGCGCCGGCTCACGGTGCCGGGTGACGGCCCGATGGCCGAGATCGCCGCGATGTTCAACGAGGTGGCCGAGCGCAACCAGCACCTGACCGGTGAGTTGGCCCGGGTACGGCGCGCGGTCGGCCGCGAGGGGCGGTTGACGGCTCGGCTGGAGAACGGCGCGGGCGAGGGCGCCTGGGCCTCGGCGGTGGACAACGGCAACGCGCTGATCGACGACCTGGCCCGCCCGATGGCCGAGGTCGGCCGGGTGCTGGCCTCGATCGCCGAGGGCGACCTCGACCAGCGGATGGAGTTGCGCTCGATCCATCCGGACGGTGGCAGCCACCCGCTGCGCGGTGAGTTCCTCAAGGTCGGCCGGACCGTCAACGGCCTGGTGGACCAACTCTCCGAGTTCACCGACGAGGTGACCCGGGTGGCCATCGAGGTGGGCACCGAGGGCAAGCTCGGCGGTCAGGCCCGGGTGCGCAGCATGTCCGGTAGCTGGAAGGACCTCGCCGACTCGGTCAACACGATGGCCGGCCGGCTGACCGCGCAGGTCCGCAACATCGCCGAGGTGACCACCGCGGTCGCCAAGGGCGACCTGTCGCACAAGGTCACCGTCGATGTCGCCGGCGAGATGCTGGAGCTGAAGAACACCGTCAACACGATGGTGGACCAGCTGAACTCCTTTGCCGCGCAGGTGACGCGGGTGGCGCGGGATGTGGGGACCGAGGGTCGGCTCGGTGGTCAGGCGCAGGTGCCCGGGGTCGCGGGGGTGTGGCGTGATCTGACCGACTCGGTGAACTTCATGGCCAACAACCTGACCGATCAGGTGCGCAATATCGCGCAGGTGACGACGGCGGTGGCCCGCGGTGACCTGTCGCAGAAGATCGAGGTGGACGCCCGGGGCGAGATCCTCGAACTCAAGAACACCATCAACACCATGGTCGACCAGCTCTCGGCCTTTGCCGCGCAGGTGACGCGGGTGGCGCGGGATGTGGGGACCGAGGGTCGGCTCGGTGGTCAGGCGCAGGTGCCCGGGGTCGCGGGGGTGTGGCGTGATCTGACCGACTCGGTGAACTTCATGGCCAACAACCTGACCGATCAGGTGCGCAATATCGCGCAGGTGACGACGGCGGTGGCCCGCGGTGACCTGTCGCAGAAGATCCAGGTGGACGCCCGGGGCGAGATCCTCGAACTCAAGAACACCATGAACACCATGGTCGACCAGCTCTCCGCCTTCGCGGACGAGGTCACCCGGGTCGCCCGGGACGTCGGCACCGAGGGCATCCTCGGCGGTCAGGCCAGCGTGCCGGGGGTCTCCGGCACCTGGAAGGACCTGACCAACAGCGTCAACCTGATGGCCAACAACCTGACCAGCCAGGTCCGCAACATCGCCGAGGTGACCACGGCGGTGGCGCTCGGGGACGTCTCCAAGAAGATCACCGTCGACGCGCGCGGCGAGATCCTGGAGCTGGTGACCACCGTCAACACGATGGTCGACCAGCTGAGCGCCTTCGCGGACGAGGTCACCCGGGTCGCCCGCGAGGTCGGTACCGAGGGCATCCTCGGCGGTCAGGCCCGGGTGCGCGGGGTGTCGGGCATCTGGAAGGACCTGACCGACAACGTCAACTTCATGGCGTCCAATCTGACCAGCCAGGTCCGCAACATCGCCGAGGTGGCGACCGCGGTGGCCCGCGGCGACCTCTCCAAGAAGATCACCATCGAGGCGCAGGGCGAGGTCGCGGCGCTGGCCGGCACCCTCAACACGATGGTCGACCAGCTGAACGCCTTCGCCGTCGAGGTGACGCGCGTCGCCCGCGAGGTCGGCACCGACGGCATCCTGGGCGGCCAGGCCGGCGTTCCGGGCGTGGCCGGCATCTGGAAGGACCTGACCGACAACGTCAACCAGATGGCCAACAACCTGACCGGGCAGGTCCGCAACATCGCCCTGGTGATCACGGCGGTGGCCCGCGGCGACCTCTCGCAGAAGATCGACGTCGACGCGCGCGGCGAGATCCTGGAGCTCAAGACCAGCATCAACACCATGGTCGACCAGCTGAGCGCCTTCGCGGACGAGGTCACCCGCGTCGCCCGCGAGGTGGGCACCGACGGGCGGCTCGGCGGCCAGGCCCGGGTTCCGGGGGTGGACGGCACCTGGCAGGACCTGACCGAGTCGGTCAACGAACTGGCCAACAACCTGACCAGGCAGGTCCGCGCGATCGCCCAGGTCGCCACCGCGGTGACCCGCGGCGACCTGTCCCTGCGGATCGACGTGGACGCGTCCGGCGAGCTCGACGAGCTCAAGGACAACATCAACCAGATGATCGCCAACCTGCGCGAGACCACGCGGACCAACCAGGAGCAGGACTGGCACAAGACCAACATGGCCCGGTTCTCCGGCCTGTTGCAGGGCCGGCGTGATCTGGAGGCGGTCGCCTCGCTGATCATGACCGAGCTGACGCCGGTGGTCTCCGCCCAGCACGGCGCCTTCTTCCTCGCCCAACCGGCCGGCCGGACCGCCGAGATGATCACCGAGGACGACGACGAGAGCGACACCATCCTTCGTCTGATCGGTAGTTACGGCTACCAGCGGCGCGCCATGCCGACCACCTTCCGGCCGGGCGAGTCGCTGGTGGGCCAGGCGGCGGTGGAGAAGCGTCCGATCAGCCTGACCGAGACGCCGCCCGGCTACCTGCGGATCGCCTCCGGGCTCGGCGAGGCCGCGCCCGCGCATGTGGTGGTGCTCCCGGTGCTCTTCGAGGGACGGCTGCTCGGCGTGATCGAGCTGGCCACCTTCGCCTCGTTCACCACCGTGGTGATGGACTTCCTGAACCAGATCGCCGACCTGATCGGCGTCACGGTGAACACCATCAGCGTCAACACCAAGACCGAGGGCCTGCTCCTGGAGTCGCAGCGGCTGACCGCCGAACTCTCGATGCGGTCGGCCGAGTTGGAGGCCCGTCAGGAGGAGCTGGAGCGCACCAACGAGGAGCTCCAGGAGAAGGCCGAGCAACTCGCCCAGCAGAACCGCGACATTGAGATCAAGAACAGCGAGATCGAGGAGGCGCGCAAGGTCCTGGAGGAGCGTGCCGAGCAGCTCGCGCTCGCCTCGCGCTACAAGAGCGAGTTCCTCGCCAACATGTCGCACGAGCTGCGCACCCCGCTCAACTCGCTGCTGATCCTGGCCAAGTTGCTCTCCGACAACAACGAGGGCAACCTCTCGCCCAAGCAGGTCGAGTTCGCCGACACCATCCACGGCGCCGGCTCCGACCTGCTCCAGCTGATCAACGACATCCTCGACCTCTCCAAGGTCGAGGCCGGCAAGATGGACGTCCGCCCGGCGAAGATCGCGCTCGTCCAGCTGACCGACTACGTCGAGGCCGCGTTCCGGCCGATGACCGCGGACAAGAGCCTGGACTTCACGGTCACCGTCTCGCCCCAACTCCCGGCCACCCTGCACACCGACGAGCAGCGGCTCCAGCAGGTGCTGCGCAACCTGCTCTCCAACGCGGTGAAGTTCACCGACACCGGCGCCGTCGACCTGGTGATCGAGCCGGCCGGTCCGGACGTGCCGCAGCATGTGCGCGAGCAGCTGCTGGAGTCCGGTCAGATCAACGACCCGGATGCCGCGCTGGTGGCCTTCTCGGTGACCGACACCGGGATCGGCGTCCCCGGCAACAAGCTGCGGGAGATCTTCGAGGCCTTCAAGCAGGCGGACGGCGGCATCAGCCGCAAGTACGCCGGTACCGGCCTGGGGCTCTCGATCAGCCGGGAGATCGCCCGCCTGCTCGGCGGCGAGATCCACGCCGAGAGCGAGCTGGGCGTGGGCAGCACCTTCACGCTCTACCTCCCGCTGCGCTCCGAGGCGCCGGGCATCTCGCTGGAGCGGACGCCCTCGCCGGCGCTGCCCGCGCTGCCCGCTGCGCCCGGTACGATCCGCGCCTCGGTCGGGGTGACGCCCACCGGCCTGCCGGTGCCGGTCGGCACCAACCCGGCCGACCACTGGGCCCAGGAGGTCCGCGAACTCGCCCAGGAGCGCCGCCGGGACGCCGCCGAGCGCCGGCGGGCGGCCGCCGACCCGGCGCCGCGGGTCCGTACCGACGAGGTGCGGGTGCCCAGGGCGGGGGTCGGCCCGCAGTTCCAGGGCCGCTTCGACGGCGAGCAGGTGCTGATCGTCGACGACGACATCCGCAACGTCTTCGCGCTGACCAGCGTGCTGGAGCAGTACGGGCTGACGGTGCTGTACGCCGAGAACGGCCGCGAGGGCATCGAGGTGCTGGAGCAGCACGAGGAGGTCGCGCTGGTGCTGATGGACATCATGATGCCGGAGATGGACGGCTACGCGACCACCGAGGCGATCCGGCGGATGCCGCAGTTCGCCGGCCTGCCGATCATCGCGCTGACGGCCAAGGCGATGAAGGGCGACCGGGAGAAGAGCATCGAGGCCGGCGCCTCGGACCATGTGACCAAGCCGGTGGACACCGACCATCTGCTCGGGGTGATGCGCCAGTGGCTGGGGGAGCGTTAG
- a CDS encoding CoA-acylating methylmalonate-semialdehyde dehydrogenase, with protein sequence MHWINGAPVPTAGAAPRRGDLYDPATGRISGQVDFAGISEVDQAVSAAVSAFAEWRDASIAKRTSVLFKFRELFNARKDELAAIIVSEHGKVHSDALGELARGQEVVEYACGIPQLIKGGFTEQASTGVDVYSIRQPLGPVAIISPFNFPAMVPMWFFPIAIAAGNTVVLKPSEKDPSAANFIAELWKEAGLPDGVFNVVHGDKVAVDRLLEHPDIKSVSFVGSTPIARYVYETGTRYGKRVQALGGAKNHMLVLPDADLDLSADAAINAGFGAAGERCMAVSVLVAVDPIGDQLVEKIKQRMAVLKVGPGCNGDSEMGPLVTGQHRDKVTSYVESGIADGAELAVDGRKHPITEADTNGGMTTDGFWLGPTLFDHVKPGMSVYNDEIFGPILSVVRVASYQEGLELINANPYGNGTAIFTNDGGAARRFQHEVEVGMVGINVPIPVPVAYYSFGGWKASLFGDTHAYGPDGVQFFTRGKAVTQRWLDPSHGGINLGFPTNS encoded by the coding sequence ATCCACTGGATCAACGGCGCGCCGGTGCCCACTGCGGGCGCCGCACCCCGCCGCGGTGACCTCTACGACCCGGCCACCGGCCGGATCTCGGGTCAGGTGGACTTCGCAGGCATCTCGGAGGTCGACCAGGCCGTCAGCGCGGCGGTCTCCGCCTTCGCCGAGTGGCGCGACGCGTCCATCGCCAAGCGCACCTCGGTGCTCTTCAAGTTCCGCGAGCTGTTCAACGCCCGCAAGGACGAGCTGGCCGCGATCATCGTGTCCGAGCACGGCAAGGTGCATTCGGACGCGCTGGGCGAGCTGGCCCGCGGCCAGGAGGTGGTGGAGTACGCCTGCGGGATTCCGCAGCTGATCAAGGGCGGCTTTACCGAGCAGGCCTCCACCGGCGTGGACGTCTACTCGATCCGCCAGCCGCTCGGACCGGTCGCGATCATCTCGCCGTTCAACTTCCCGGCGATGGTGCCGATGTGGTTCTTCCCGATCGCGATCGCGGCCGGGAACACCGTGGTCCTCAAGCCCTCGGAGAAGGACCCGTCGGCGGCCAACTTCATCGCGGAGCTCTGGAAGGAGGCCGGGCTGCCGGACGGCGTCTTCAACGTCGTGCACGGCGACAAGGTCGCGGTCGACCGCCTCCTGGAGCACCCCGACATCAAGTCGGTCAGCTTCGTCGGCTCCACCCCGATCGCCCGGTACGTCTACGAGACCGGCACCCGGTACGGCAAGCGGGTGCAGGCGCTCGGCGGTGCCAAGAACCACATGCTCGTGCTGCCCGACGCCGACCTCGACCTGAGCGCCGACGCCGCCATCAACGCCGGCTTCGGCGCGGCCGGCGAGCGCTGCATGGCGGTGTCGGTGCTGGTCGCGGTCGACCCGATCGGCGACCAGCTGGTCGAGAAGATCAAGCAGCGGATGGCCGTCCTGAAGGTCGGCCCGGGCTGCAACGGCGACTCCGAGATGGGCCCGCTGGTCACCGGCCAGCACCGCGACAAGGTCACCTCGTACGTCGAGTCCGGTATCGCGGATGGCGCGGAGCTGGCCGTGGACGGCCGGAAGCACCCGATCACCGAGGCCGACACCAACGGCGGCATGACGACGGACGGCTTCTGGCTCGGCCCGACGCTCTTCGACCACGTGAAGCCGGGCATGTCCGTCTACAACGACGAGATCTTCGGCCCGATCCTCTCCGTCGTCCGGGTCGCCTCCTACCAGGAGGGCCTGGAGCTCATCAACGCCAACCCGTACGGCAATGGCACCGCCATCTTCACCAACGACGGCGGCGCTGCCCGGCGCTTCCAGCACGAGGTGGAGGTCGGCATGGTCGGTATCAACGTGCCGATCCCGGTGCCGGTGGCCTACTACTCCTTCGGCGGCTGGAAGGCCTCGCTGTTCGGCGACACCCACGCCTACGGCCCGGACGGCGTGCAGTTCTTCACCCGTGGCAAGGCCGTCACCCAGCGCTGGCTCGACCCCTCGCACGGTGGCATCAACCTGGGCTTCCCGACCAACAGTTGA
- a CDS encoding response regulator, translated as MQKAKILLVDDRPENLLALEAILSALDQTLVRAVSGEEALKALLTDEFAVILLDVQMPGMDGFETAAHIKRRERTRDIPIIFLTAINHGPHHTFRGYAAGAVDYISKPFDPWVLRAKVSVFVDLYVKNCQLKEQAALLRLQLEDGRQGRESAEPLLAELSARLAAVEDQAEALTKQLDDSPEAAAAVAAGQLERKLTAVRAVLEALRPGAAGN; from the coding sequence GTGCAGAAAGCGAAGATCCTCCTGGTCGATGACCGGCCGGAGAACCTGCTGGCCCTGGAGGCCATCCTCTCCGCGCTCGACCAGACGCTGGTCCGCGCCGTCTCCGGTGAGGAGGCGCTCAAGGCGCTGCTCACCGACGAGTTCGCGGTGATCCTGCTGGACGTTCAGATGCCCGGGATGGACGGCTTCGAGACGGCCGCCCACATCAAGCGCCGCGAGCGCACCCGGGACATCCCGATCATCTTCCTGACCGCGATCAACCACGGGCCGCACCACACCTTCCGCGGCTACGCGGCCGGCGCGGTGGACTACATCTCCAAGCCCTTCGACCCGTGGGTGCTGCGCGCCAAGGTCTCGGTCTTCGTCGACCTCTATGTGAAGAACTGCCAGCTGAAGGAGCAGGCCGCGCTGCTGCGCCTGCAGCTCGAGGACGGCCGGCAGGGCCGCGAGTCGGCCGAGCCGCTGCTCGCCGAGCTCTCCGCGCGCCTCGCCGCGGTCGAGGACCAGGCCGAGGCGCTCACCAAGCAGCTGGACGACTCGCCGGAGGCCGCTGCCGCCGTCGCCGCCGGGCAGTTGGAGCGCAAGCTGACCGCCGTGCGGGCCGTGCTGGAGGCGCTGCGCCCGGGTGCCGCCGGGAACTGA